aaaatttcttaaatctttataaatagattttttcttaaattatatattttctcttaataataaacatgaaacattttctttcttttttttattttgctACGTAATTTCCTTCTTTCATCTCTCTTgccaataattttaattaaattaattaattttatatatatttatagatgATAAGATATATcttgaaattaaatttattaatataacttttctatagttattaaaattttatcttattatttttttttatttccaaaatattaattataataaatctttACAAAAGAAACTTTCCTTTcttttatgttttatttttcccacaaaaaataaaaaaaaattatcttttttaatctcttaaatatatgttttgtaaggcattttttttttcaaaataaaaagcattatatattgatgctaatatattttttttttcattatttattgttatataatatttttacacaCCTTTAAGTTCCaccttttataaatatctttatcatatttaaaaaaaaaaaagaagaaatatatatttaacccatatatatatatatatgtatattgcatagttaaataatatatatatatactactttatcattatatctatataaatgtttaattaaaaaacaaatatatacatttgtACTTCTAAAAGTATGATgtacagaaaaaaaaaaaacataatataataacatggaatttttttatttttagatgatCAGGACAAGAGGAAGTGTCATAAAAAGTGCtgattcttttattaatacatcATCACCATCAGGAAGAGAATTTGTCTACTCATTACATcagaataataaattaactcttctttatggaaaaaataatgtatctATATCAACTTttgatgataataaaatactaaAAGGATATCTATCTCTTCATAAAGAATTTTCTGGCTTTGTTATTGTTAAATGGACTCCTAATGaattaatgaatataaataagtatgtttataaatatatatatatttttttatattttattaaatgacttatatattttttaatattttagttcTCAATCAACAACTGGGACAAGTACTTCAAATTCATCATCAAGCTTAACACAGACGACAACAGCTTTTCCTTTTACGTTACCATCACATCCAATGGATATATTAGTATTAGCTAAACACgtaatatcatttaatatgaaaaatatagcATATATACATGTTCATCAAAAAGATGATATAGGAATGTCAACTGTTGTTTTTGTTGATACAGATGGTTCACAACAGGCATCATTTTCATTTGttaattctaaaaatttaatacaatttattGGTACACTTGAATCATGTCTTGATCCTTACTTTAAATTAGATCCTCCAATGATTGAAGATAAAGAGACAcaggaaaaatatttaccaaatttaaaaaaaaaatcaagtAATACTACATCAAAGGCATCTTCTGTAACCTCTGAAGAGGATGGAAAAAATACACAAgtaaatgattatatttttagggtaatttttaatacacaaatgaaaaataagatatatgATATGAGTGGAAAAATGAAACTTCAAAGTACTggtttttcatttaatacccctataaataataataatttatcaaaatattcaaattttgaaTTACCAAAATCAGCTCCAGCATTTATGtcaaataaaagtattacaTCATTATCTACAGAACAATCAACAAATTATTCTATTGATGTTGATGATGATTTATCTATGATTCAAGATAATGTTACAACAAATATTAGTAATgcattaatatttatgaaaCAACGTATCTTAACAAGAGCTTTCCTTGGATGGTTAAATTATTGTAGACATATAAAAACAGTtagaaaacatttattaaatattgttacaattgataaaataaaatggtaTGATGATGAAGAGATAGAAGAATCAAATAGTGGAATGGTAACAAAAGAATATTGGAATTATTTaagagaaaataaaaataatccaAAATTGTGGGAAACATTTATTGGTAAAGTTTATCATTATGGTATTGATAATGAAATTAGAAAAGAAGCATggttatatttattacaagTTTTATCTTGGGATGAggaattaaaagataaaattgaaatatttaaaattaattatgataaagataaattaaattggttagaaattgaaaatattgtCATTCAAAGAGATAAGGAAGCATTTATCTCTGCCAGACAAAGACATTTTAATGGTAGTGGTATTCAGGAGGATGATGATAGTGAAAGTAATTCTATTAATAGTCACCATTTTGAAAATACCTCTTTTggagaaatttttaatgatgatTCTGATAGTGGTAATAAAggaattaaaacaatttatgaAGATACACAATGTGATGAAAAAAATCAGGAAGAAGaagatttaataaataattttggcACAAATTTACATAGAATAGAAAAAGATGTTGAAAGATGTGATAGAtcaaatcaattttttaaaaaagcttctaatttaaaaaaattaaaaagaattatgtGTTCATATGTTTGGAGAAATTTGGAAGAAGGTTATGTTCAAGGAATGTGTGATATTGCAGCACCACTATTAGTTATTTTTGAAGATGAAGTTATAGTATTAGAGTGTTTCTCTAAATTAATGGAAAGAATGCGACTCAATTTTCCTCAAGAAACTGGAATggatgataattttaaatatcttagGCATTTAGTTGAAGTAACAGATCCAGAACTATTTACTATGATAATGGCACATGGCGATTTCACTcatctttatttttcttatcgTTGGTTTTTATTAGATTTCAAAAGAGAATTAAGCTATGATGGTGTCTATCGTCTCTGGGAAATAATTTGGAGTTCTAATGTTGGAGGATtgtcaaaatattttcaattattttttgcttTATCATTACTAACAGCTAATAGATATATAATCATTGAAAATGCAATGGATTTTACGgatgttataaaatttttcaatgatATGGCTGAAAAACATGATACTCAAAAACTTATTGTAATTGCAAGAGCTCATTTGAAagattttagaaaatttatcattGATAATTGTTCTGATAATAGTGAAAAagaatcataaaaaataatatttgtaaattatttttcttattatattaatattttattattttaactttattagGCCACCGAAAAAGTGAAAAGTTTATGAATTAtcaagaaataatatttttttttataaatttaataccTTTCTTAAAGGCTAATAActataaatacaaaaaaaaaatctaattttttatactaatactatcgataaataaaaacattttacttaaatttaatttaaaattaatattaaaatttttaaaagttattaacttaaaatattaaaattttttatgataaatttaaatatgatttataatatttaaaaaaaaatgtttattaattaatttcatATTTAGAATGAaggtttttttattatttattttattgataatatttatattaaaagtagtTATAAATGAGCATGTGACTATTCGTTATcatgaatataaatatacaacaTTTAAGTATCCTCCTTGGATTTCAAAGAATATCAAATTACACGAATTAGAagatttaaagataaatgaaacaaaatttgaaaatattcattttaaaaaccataaagttatttatattgAATGGGAAGAGATACAAAAACCATTATTCTATCCAAATCGTACTTATGgtttaatgatatttaatgAAGATTTAAATGACTTTcatggttttttttttcataaaaatttaagaagTTTCCATTTTgtagattttaaaattcatggtctatttttaaatgttcataaatgtaatattggctacttattttttgataaagaaattaactatgaaaaaataaatcacaataaaaatatttatactgTTGAATATGctgttttaattattattaaatcattaagtaacataattgttttaaatgaaataaattatcatgaaacaaatataaaaattagtttatgTCCTTATATTAATTGGATAACTAATAATGGACCAACCAAATATATACCAGATGactatataataaatgatggGTTTAAAGATCCATTTAGTGAAGATGCATACATAATTACTccagtttttaaaaaaaatccaaAATTAAGTTTTTTCTCTTGTGGAAAACTTAAACAACcaacattaaattatatatcagTTGGATATAATCTAATTGATGATgaaaatgaaagaaaataTGTTAAGGAAATTGATCCTTTACATGATGATATAATATGCAATAATGGAAACgataaaaataactatttgaTTTATAGTTTTTCAAAAACTAGTACAAAtgatatgattaaaaatagaatggaaagaattataatttcttctagtaaaatttataagttATATGCTGGtcaaactatttttttatataaaaaatttggatTTGAAGAATATGATCCTGAATGGgaatataaagatattaaatgtgttttaaaattgaaaaataatattaatgccACAATTTTACCTACATTAGGATCAATAAATTTAGTTAAATATAATCcatataatgaaattttttatcaatttattcaaaaagaagattttgaaatgataaaagaatttaaatgtttatcaAAAGTTGAAggagaatataaaaataatcttgaTGAATTTTATTCTAAAGCTGTTGAATTTACTGTAATAAAGATTGATAatcaagaaaatattttaaaaaatacatcaaatgaaataattttttacaaatataaaatggaTAATTTTGGGTCATATATTTGTAAGGATTCTAGAAGTAAAGAgctttatgataaaaaaattttaacatttaagaaagtttattttataccAGGAAATGATActgaaataaatttgattGAAGGTATAGTACAAAAAAATAGAGATTCATATGCTGGATGTCAACAATCATATGAAtcattttctaatataaCAGAAATTAAGgtaaattttatagaaaataataaaaactttacaATTATTGGCAATATTCTTAATTTACCATATAGTATAGAAATTGAAGATAAtcaagtaatttttaaagattatgATAACATAAGTGATGTAAAAATTGAATGTacatataaaacaattttaaacaCAACTTTTGTtacaaaacaaaattttaaactttctAAAAGagaatattcaaaaattatgtCAAATGTTATTGGAGATTCTACTTTTagaaattttgttattagtTCATCAAATCCATTATCATGGATGTTAAcatttattgttattgttacttttttctttattgtATTTGTTATTACTCTACTTagaatgaataaaaaaagaaaaaaaatagaagaaaaaaaagatattaacaAGTCTAGTAATTATTCTATGGATTCATTTACATCATCTTCTAGTTCAACAAATGGTACATTTGTATCTCAGCTATTTCgttttaataatagaaaatttttaagaaaaaaaaaaggaactatgaataatgaaaaaaatattactcaATTACCCACTTTATCTACTACTATAAAAAGTGAATCATTATCAAGTGTATCGTCAAgtgttaaagaaaataaaaaaaagaaatacttTACTAATGAtgatacatttaaaattataactaattaattaaaaaaaaaatgtttgtttattgtataaatttttttttctaataataaaagttaaaagaataatttttatagtaacaatttaaaaaagttataaatgtttttttttcttgatttagataaattaattgttgttattctttaatatacttaattttgccttatatttagaataatataattaaaaaataattatttgtaaaattttcagtaatttaaaaatattttatcgttgtaatttttatataattataaagttttatacACATATATTTTTCCCTATCATAATACTTAAATTTTTGTCTACTGTTTAATACTTTTTGCCATAAATggtaaaacattatttttatatttaccaTTAATATTACCTTTAggataatatttaacaacTATCCACATATTTTCACCATTTTTTGCTATACCAATACCAACATTAGTAGTTGATAACCAAACTAATTGTGTAAACATATTACTTTTTGTTTTTGGCATGCTATGATAAAAATCAtaagtttttatttcttcataccactttttaactataataggtgctacaaaaatatttgctACTCCAACAGTTTCTCcaaattgtttatatatatcaggtacaataattttaagtttGGCAAGATTTTGAGCATGTCTTTGAGCATATGAAGTAAGTTCagaatttaatttaacaGGTTTGACTCCATGATACTGTCTATATGTattcatttcttttaaaaactaaaaaaagaattttatattattataataagcATACTCTTGTTTtcatttctttaaaattatttttacaataacatttataatcACAACCATCCCATACATGATGCCAAATTTGATTAGTAAAACTATTAGTAcctaataatttatttatatcaaaatctTTATATGGATTATTTGGTAAAggtttttttgttgttggaTGTAATTTCCAAAAGCAAACTTCTGCATCTTCTAATGTATGAAAATACTGTTTATTACACATAAACATTACTTTTCCTTTATAAAACGTTCTTGTAATTAAAGCAGGATTTGTTTCCAATGACTTTTTCctagttaaatttttttgtaaaatttgattttctGTGATTGAAATTGGTTCATTATTTACTTTAGCCATTGGAATTAACAtgacaaaattaaattttaaaatacatatgACGCATagtataaaactttttaaaaataacattttaaattaactacatatttcattaaaatttttacttaaatatGAAATTATCATGTATCGTCTTTTGTGCCCTAAAAGGATATATCaatattgatattatttatataaaaaaaataaattagaaaaaattatcagttacatttttttttatgagtAGTTAGAATATTTcttgttaataatataaaaatatgttatactaataattataaaaaatatttgttaacaagaaagttaaattttttttaaattacaagaacgagaaaaaaaatttaaaaattcttgtcaaactaaaaaaaatattgaaaaagcAATATTTGTTTGTAATTggcaaaaaataataaacaagttttaaatagtgaatttatagtaatatttattttataatattttaataaaatgggttatatatttttataaattcataatttatttagtATTCCAGAATCTGCAGaaatggtttttttttaattttattaaaatttaatgaaaaaaatgccgtaaaataaaatttctttttaatgaaaCTATTGTTGTAACACTAGAAAAATGTACCCAACAATTTTTTTGGAAAAAGTAAGTAATTCTAATTGCCTAAAATACATTTAAGTATCTTTTGTATTAACAAATTACTAAATTTAGAAGAATGAAATAATAACTTATCAAAAGTAACAAACTTTACTTTAGTAATTAGTAATATAGACAAGATTAGTACAAATTTTATGATACATACAAATTAATGGAATGGTTGTTCAAGTTTTAGTTATGAAAAGTAAGTATTACTTTCTACaatattttctttcattatttaaattaaaaaataacattacttttttttaaaatttagttaattcaaataattattaaaggAAGAACATTTTGTCTATACTCACCAGCTATATTTCCTTTTGGCCAAAATCTGCATAcaacaataattaaattcTCCATCCTTGCAATTCCAATTCCAAGTCTAATTGATTTGTTCCAAATCATTTGAGTAAACATTTGGGTTCCTCGAATTCCAGTATTTTGATTATAACTGTAATAACTACTTTCTTCATACCATTTCATAACTATGGTAGATGCAGCACGGTAATATGATAAACCAAATGTCATTCCATATAAATTAGAATCAAAAGGTTTagttaaagttttttttaaagctaTCTTCATTGCATCTCTATTAGCAATAACagttaactttttattaaactttattgGTTGTGATCTATGTAATTTTCTGTACCTATTTATTTCTTGCAAAATCTAAAATTGAGTAAATAAGTATATAGCTACAACTACCTTTTTTGCTAGATTAAGAAAGTCATGAGCAGACAAGTATTCATAATCATAATTATGCCATACTCCTTTCCAAACATTAATACCAACAGCGTTTTGTCCTAGATAATCAGTTATATCAAATTCTTTTAGTTTACGTCTACTTTCACAAGCGTAACCTTTAGGTCTCCAAATGGAATCAATTCCATTGTTGAGTTTTAGCGCCCTGCAATAATTTTTAGCATCTGCATAATTATGAAAACCATAATCACCAcattcataaattttttcaccACCAACATTATACCAAGtaacatcatttttataactgGTTTTTAAAACACAATTTTGAGGCTTTTCATTAgggtttttaattttcattgAGTAAACCCGATTCTGATAATCTTTAGCATCTTTATAGTTGAAAAAGCCATAAATACCAcattcataaattttttcaccATTTACCTCATAAGGTATTACTTCAAAACGAGAcctttttctatataaacaattttttggttttttaaaactattgaGAAGTGAATTCTTCAGTAATAAATTAGAATAAGATTTAGCATCATTATAGGATTGAAATACGAAATCATTACATTCATATATTGTTTGTCCACCAACGTTATAAACTAGAACAGCATAACGATTTGCTGCAAGTACATCTATATTTTCCTTATTCCATGATTTAGTTCTTCTTAATGGTGAATTAACTTTTtgttcataattttttagtgAAACAGTCTCCCCATTCCATGAATAACTTCTAGTAATTGGTCGAGACGACATTtgtgtttttattttattcataaaataggtaaaatataaatatataattaatattaatttcattattattaaacatgatataaattaaataatatttagaatgcttttatattataaaaatatattaaaagaaacattattgttcttttaaaggataattaaataatttaatttttttttaacaatttactTCCTATCaatatgatattaaaacaatattgtttcattatgatttttttaacacaaattttcttttacaatttaataattaataaaagaaaaaataacaGTTATGTTTACGTTTATTAAAGATAAcaaaatcaaatataaaagttaaattatttagataatatattatttacttttttttcatatataaattaaagataaaaaaaataatttaaaaatttttttccatattttCCTTTAATTTCacctttaaaaaaaagtttgcaataatcaaaaattattttacttttttttttaatataattatcaatttgttttcaaataatttgtGTAAACATTTATACATTCTATGCACATTTGTTAGCtttgtaattatatttatcacaTAATATTATAGCACAAATTTTGGTAATAATGTTTCCAACTTATTAATATATGACATTTCAAAAGTTTTTACCATATATTGaattaaattaacaatacATGTCAATATTCTAACTACcttataaatataacttcTAGACAAATGAAAATAGATTGTaactaaaataatactttttatcaaatggtgtattctaaatataagaaaattaatttttattatataaaaaaaatttataacacCCACTCATATATCAAATCAAAACATAATtgttgatataaaaattactgGATTTTTTGCTTGTTGGTTCTCAAAAAATAGTAGACAAAAAacaatttctaaaaaaatactagTATTAATTCTTCTAAATTGCAAACCTTACaattgaattttaaaatctaaaTAAAGCAATCTTCTTTTGGTTACACTCAATTGAAACAAATGTTTTCTTTCCGCCAAAATTATTTCTTGCTACTTTATATACAATTCTAATGGaatgttttttttgtaataaattgAACTTTGTTACCATTTGACAGAAATATctttgaataataaaatcatcTTTTATGATTGTGTTCTTTATTCTTATaattaaagaataatatatgaaaattacATGTAAAAGTACAGTtagtaaaacttttttcatcTACAAAATATACTTCTAAATTGGTTGTACAAggtacttttttttgtaaagaaAACATAATCgtcatatttaaattttattttaatattttttaaagataaatgtctgacagttattattttatatatatattattagatgaataaattttttttttttcacaataattaaaacaaatattttgtcTAAATAACAGAACATATTTGGTAgcaaatatatgtatatatttttttatttaatctaAATAAACGTAAAAATCAGAGGAAAAATTTAAcactaattttttaatcattctagaaatttataattatttaatatttaataattatacttatccagaaaacaaattttaattcgtaaaaaattatattaaaatatttttttaatatttaatattaaattgataGGCAAGCccattaacttttttatctaaCAAATGCTGTACTTTATCTATTTAATTACTTTCTTAACTTACCCTACCACACTaacttaaataataaatgtttctttattatagtagcattttataacaataatgGTAGTAGAAAATACTCTATTTATGTGGCACTCTATTATAACGactatttattaatatataagtaTTATTGGAAAAAGAAACTGTCAAACTTTGCATCATTAGTTATTGTTTACTTTGATTCATTTTCCATAAAACATATGTACATACAATTTTCTCTATAAGATTTCATTTGCCACTATTTATTCAATGTCATTTTTCAGAATATGAATAATTAACGATTatagttaaatatatttttttttgaatatacaataaaaccattttttagtgcctttaaataaaaataatttatcgaGAGATCTACTATTTGCCATATCACATGATATTATCTCACAGCTTACTTTTctttccatttttttattcttatcttataataaaatattaacttatccgtttttttttgtcatcaCTCTATTTcctatataaaattaagatGAGTGGTTTTTGTCGATAGAATAGAAacattatattctttttagcGTTATCTTTGACCATGtcttatttaatttttttaaattcatttttgaGTTACATACTTTTTAGAATTTGAAagtttattcaaa
This Strongyloides ratti genome assembly S_ratti_ED321, chromosome : 2 DNA region includes the following protein-coding sequences:
- a CDS encoding Small G protein signaling modulator 2 gives rise to the protein MYEYIHLFVYILVAFGFSILYINKNSINYHHNQNENTFFTNTMEDIILKNDNNINEKVENSIIKNDTSHKKSNDLLVKTDIKSEERKTSFPSNSSVPNSGNLSMININKTPKSSRRPPLSMIRTRGSVIKSADSFINTSSPSGREFVYSLHQNNKLTLLYGKNNVSISTFDDNKILKGYLSLHKEFSGFVIVKWTPNELMNINNSQSTTGTSTSNSSSSLTQTTTAFPFTLPSHPMDILVLAKHVISFNMKNIAYIHVHQKDDIGMSTVVFVDTDGSQQASFSFVNSKNLIQFIGTLESCLDPYFKLDPPMIEDKETQEKYLPNLKKKSSNTTSKASSVTSEEDGKNTQVNDYIFRVIFNTQMKNKIYDMSGKMKLQSTGFSFNTPINNNNLSKYSNFELPKSAPAFMSNKSITSLSTEQSTNYSIDVDDDLSMIQDNVTTNISNALIFMKQRILTRAFLGWLNYCRHIKTVRKHLLNIVTIDKIKWYDDEEIEESNSGMVTKEYWNYLRENKNNPKLWETFIGKVYHYGIDNEIRKEAWLYLLQVLSWDEELKDKIEIFKINYDKDKLNWLEIENIVIQRDKEAFISARQRHFNGSGIQEDDDSESNSINSHHFENTSFGEIFNDDSDSGNKGIKTIYEDTQCDEKNQEEEDLINNFGTNLHRIEKDVERCDRSNQFFKKASNLKKLKRIMCSYVWRNLEEGYVQGMCDIAAPLLVIFEDEVIVLECFSKLMERMRLNFPQETGMDDNFKYLRHLVEVTDPELFTMIMAHGDFTHLYFSYRWFLLDFKRELSYDGVYRLWEIIWSSNVGGLSKYFQLFFALSLLTANRYIIIENAMDFTDVIKFFNDMAEKHDTQKLIVIARAHLKDFRKFIIDNCSDNSEKES
- a CDS encoding CAP domain-containing protein; protein product: MLIPMAKVNNEPISITENQILQKNLTRKKSLETNPALITRTFYKGKVMFMCNKQYFHTLEDAEVCFWKLHPTTKKPLPNNPYKDFDINKLLGTNSFTNQIWHHVWDGCDYKCYCKNNFKEMKTRFLKEMNTYRQYHGVKPVKLNSELTSYAQRHAQNLAKLKIIVPDIYKQFGETVGVANIFVAPIIVKKWYEEIKTYDFYHSMPKTKSNMFTQLVWLSTTNVGIGIAKNGENMWIVVKYYPKGNINGKYKNNVLPFMAKSIKQ
- a CDS encoding CAP domain-containing protein, producing the protein MNKIKTQMSSRPITRSYSWNGETVSLKNYEQKVNSPLRRTKSWNKENIDVLAANRYAVLVYNVGGQTIYECNDFVFQSYNDAKSYSNLLLKNSLLNSFKKPKNCLYRKRSRFEVIPYEVNGEKIYECGIYGFFNYKDAKDYQNRVYSMKIKNPNEKPQNCVLKTSYKNDVTWYNVGGEKIYECGDYGFHNYADAKNYCRALKLNNGIDSIWRPKGYACESRRKLKEFDITDYLGQNAVGINVWKGVWHNYDYEYLSAHDFLNLAKKILQEINRYRKLHRSQPIKFNKKLTVIANRDAMKIALKKTLTKPFDSNLYGMTFGLSYYRAASTIVMKWYEESSYYSYNQNTGIRGTQMFTQMIWNKSIRLGIGIARMENLIIVVCRFWPKGNIAGEYRQNVLPLIII